A genomic window from Gossypium hirsutum isolate 1008001.06 chromosome D10, Gossypium_hirsutum_v2.1, whole genome shotgun sequence includes:
- the LOC121222055 gene encoding uncharacterized protein At2g29880-like — MLNGQNNSGFGWDEYRQLVVAEDAVWDSYLKSHKEAAQFRHRTFPYYDQLTAIYARDRVTGKDAQTAADVLEEINAEAVPTTDMSEERNSFYDCEADVSLDDMDVSAMEPRRDRDQRGSSSSNKKKKKSDACDNMSSSFNEAATLLAENMRAIGEKISRSIASDVVV; from the exons atgcttaatggccaaaacaatagcggttttggttgggacgagtataggcagctcgttgttgctgaagatgcggtttgggactcctatttaaag agtcacaaagaagccgctcAATTCAGACACCGTACTTTCCCTTACTACGaccagcttactgccatatacgcaagagatcgagtgactgggaaagatgctcaaacagctgctgatgttcttgaagaaataaatgctgaGGCTGTACCTACTACAGATATGAGTGAAGAAAGAAactcattctatgactgcgaagctgacgtctctttggatgacatggatgtttctgctaTGGAGCCGCGACGAGATAGAGACCAaaggggttcctcatcttcaaacaagaaaaagaagaaatctgatgcttgTGATAATATGTCTTCTTCATttaatgaggctgccactttattggccgAAAACATGCGGGCCATTGGCGAaaaaatcagtaggagtattgcctccgatgtgGTAGTTTAG